In Streptomyces sp. 71268, the DNA window TGGCCCCCGACCGGGCGCTCTTCGCGCCGGCCTCGCCGGAGTCGCTCGTACACCCCGCGAGCAACGCCACGCACGCCAGCAGGGCGGTAGCCGCGGTGGAGCGCCGCAGACGTGTTGACTGAGCGTGATCCCGCACCGCTGTTCCCCTCTCGGGCCGCGCAATGATATGTATCCGAGACCGACGGTACGTCATCCCCTCGGTATCGCCGCGCGGTAGCTTTGCCCGTGTGGGGTGGGTGCCAACCGTGGGAGTATGCGTTTCCGCGCTGGCAGGTTACATCGCGTCATTTCCTGTCCCATTTCGAGAGAATTACCCCCAGTAGTGTTTACTGCAGGTAGCCTCGGGGGCTGGTGCGGGTGTGATCATTGGGGCAGAATGGTTGCTGTCCTGGGCTCAGGCCGGTACGGAACGCGAGGCCGCTGGGGAAGGCGAACCTCGAACCGCACTGGAGGTCCCGGTGACGACACGTGGAGTTCTGTACGTACACTCCGCCCCGCGCGCGCTGTGTCCGCACGTCGAATGGGCCATCGCGGGCGTGCTCGGCGTGCGCGTCACCCTGGACTGGATCAGACAGCCCGCCGCGCCCGGCACCTGGCGCGCCGAGTTCTCCTGGCAGGGTCAGGCCGGCACCGCCTCCAAGCTCGCGTCCGCGCTGCGCGGTTGGCACCTGCTGCGCTTCGAGGTGACCGCCGAGCCGTGCGCCACGGCCGAGGGCGAGCGCTACAGCTCCACGCCGGAGCTGGGCATCTTCCACGCCGTCACCGGCATGCACGGCGACATCCTGATCCCCGAGGACCGGCTACGCGCCGCGCTCGGCCGCGCCTCGCGAGGCGAGAGCGAACTCGCCTCGGAACTCACCCGGCTGCTGGGCAAGCCATGGGACGACGAGCTTGAGCCGTTCCGGTACGCCGGCGAAGGCGCCCCGGTGCGCTGGCTGCACCAGGTCGTCTGAGCCGACGCCGTCCACGGCGCGAGCCGGCGGGCGAGCGCGGTGTCGCGCTGTGCGGGCGCGCGCCGTAGGCCGCCCGGGCCTGCTCCCGCCGTAGACCGCTTGCCGTGCGCCGCGTGCCGTGCGCCGCACGCCGCCGGGTGTCTTTCCCTGCCGTACGCCCCGTGCGATGCGCCGCCCCCGTCGTACCTCGCGCACTCCCGCCGTAGGCCGTCCGTGGCGTGTCGTCGGGCCGGTACGCCGCGAACGCAGAAGCGCCCGCCCGGTCGAGTGGAGACCGGACGGGCGCTTGTGCGTACGTCGTCACGCGGGGCCGCCGCGTCACGCGGGCCGTCGCCGTGGGGTAGCCGTCGGGCGGGGCCGGTGTGGTCGAGCGGGGTGCTCGGCGGGGTCAGACCGTGCGGAAGGCGAGCGCCACGTTGTGGCCGCCGAAGCCGAACGAGTTGTTCAGCGCCGCGATCGTGCCCTCGGGCAGCGCGCGCGGCTCGTCGCGCACGATGTCTCCGTCCACCTCCGGGTCGAGCTCGGAGATGTTGATCGTCGGCGGGGCGATCCGGTGCTTGAGTGCCAGCACCGTCGCGACGGTCTCGATGCCGCCGGCGCCGCCGAGCAGGTGGCCGGTCATCGACTTGGTCGCCGAGACGGCCATGTGGTCGACGTCGTCGCCGAACACCTTGCGCAGCGCCTTCAGCTCCGCCACGTCGCCCAGCGGCGTGGAGGTGGCGTGCGCGTTGACGTGCGTGATCGTGGCGGGGTCGAGGTCGGTGCCGTCGAGCAGGTTCTGCAGGGCGTTGGCGATGCCGCTGCCGGAGGGCTCGGGCTGCGCGATGTGGTGGCTGTCGGCGGACAGGCCCTGCCCGACGGCCTCGCAGTACACCGTGGCGCCGCGCTGCGCGGCGTGCTCGGCCGACTCCAGGACCACGACGCCGGCGCCCTCGCCGAGCACGAAGCCGTCCCGGCCCGTGTCGTAGGGGCGCGAGGCACCCTCGGGGTCCTCGTTGTTCTTGGTCATCGCCATCATGTTGCCGAAGGCGGCGATGGGCAGCGGGTGGATGGCCGCCTCGGTGCCGCCCGCGACGACCACGTCGGCGCGTCCGCTGCGGATCATCTCGACGGCGTAGCCGATGGCCTCGGCGCCGGAGGCGCACGCGCTCACCGGGGTGTGCACGCCGGCCTGCGCGTTGACCTCGAGTCCGACGTTGGCCGCCGGGCTGTTCGGCATCAGCATGGGCACGGTGTGCGGGGAGACCTTCCGCACGCCCTGCTCCCGCAGGATGTCGTACTGGCCGAGCAGGGTGGTGACGCCGCCGATGCCGGAGGCGATGACCGCGCCGAGCCGGTCGGGGTTGACGGCCGCCTCGGCGCCGGCCTTGCCGGTGTACCCGGCGTCCGCCCACGCCTCGCGGGCCGCGATCAGCGCGAACTGCGCCGACCGGTCGAGCTTCCTGGCCTGCGGCCGGGGGATGGACTCACCGGGGTCGACGGCGATCTGTGCCGCGATCTGGACGGGCAGCTCGGCCGCCCAGTCCTGCGTGAGGGGGCTGACGCCGGAGCGTCCGGCGAGCAGACCCTCCCAGAATGACGCGCTGTCGCCACCCAGCGGTGTGGTTGCGCCGATACCGGTGACGACCACCGTGCGATTGGTCGCGTTCACAGGAATTCTTTCTCCACGGGTAGAGGTGCGGAATGCGCCACCGCTCGGGTGGCGACAGGCGGTGCCTCAGGACTGGTGCTTGAGGATGTAGTTCGTCGCGTCGCCGACGGTCTTGAGGTTCTTGACGTCGTCGTCCGGGATCTTGACGTCGAAGCGCTCTTCGGCGGCGACGACGACCTCGACCATGGACAGCGAGTCGACGTCCAGGTCGTCGGTGAAGGACTTGTCCACCTGGACGTCCTCGGCCGGGATACCGGCGATCTCGTTCACGATCTCTGCGAGACCGGCGACGATCTCTTCCTGAGTGGCGGCCATGTTGGCGCTCTCCTTCGATGTTGTGCGATGAGGTGTGCAGCCCCGAGGGTTCCGGGCTGCGGTGAAGCGGTGAATCCGCGGGTCGATCGTACGGACCTAGGGGAGGGTAACGACCGTGGCGGCGTAGACGAGACCCGCCCCGAAGCCGATGACGAGAGCGGTGTCGCCGCTCTTCGCCTGGCCGGTGGCCAACAGCCGCTCCATGGCGAGCGGGATGGAGGCCGCCGAGGTGTTGCCGGTGGACTCCACGTCGCGGGCGACCGTGACGTGCTCCGGCAGCTTGAGGGTCTTGATCATCGAGTCGATGATGCGCATGTTGGCCTGGTGCGGGATGAAGACGTCGAGGTCCTCGGCCCGCACGCCGGCCTGGTCCAGGGCCTGCTGGGCGACCTTGGCCATCTCGTAGACGGCCCAGCGGAAGACCGCCTGGCCCTCCTGGGTGATGGCCGGGTAGCGGACCTCGTTGCGGTCCTGGGCGTCCTTGAAGACCTCCCACGACTCGGTCTGCATGATGGTGTTCGACTTGTCGCCCTCCGAGCCCCAGACCGTGGGGCCGATGCCGGGCTCCTTCGCCGGGCCGACCACCACGGCGCCGGCGCCGTCGCCGAACAGGAACGCCGTCGCGCGGTCCGTCAGGTCCGTCAGGTCGGACAGCCGTTCCACGCCGAGGACCAGCACGTACTCCGCGCTGCCCTCGACGATCAGGCCCTTGGCCAGCGTCAGGCCGTAGCCGAAACCGGCGCAGCCGGCGGAGATGTCGAACGCGGCGGGCTTGCCGGTGCCCAGCCGGTGCGCGATCTCGGTGGCGATGGCCGGGGTCTGCTTGAAGTGCGAGACCGTCGAGACGATCACGGCGCCGATCTGGTCCGGGGTTATTCCGGCGTCGGCGATCGCCTTGCCGCCGGCCTCCACGGACATGGCGGCCACGGTCTCCTCCGGGCCGGCCCAGTGCCGGGTGGCGATGCCGGAGCGCGAACGAATCCACTCGTCCGACGAGTCGATGTGCTTGAGGATCTCCTCGTTCGGCACCACCCGGGTCGGGCGGTAGCCGCCGACGCCGAGAATGCGCGCGTACGGGGAGCCCTTGGCGGGCTTGATCTTCGACGTCATGCTCTGAGGACTCCTATTCGGCCGGGACAGCGTGCTCGGCGATCAGCGTGCGGGCCGCTTCGAGGTGGTCCGGCTTCTTCAGTGCCACGTGCTGCACGCCGGGGAGCGCGCGCTTGGCCAGCCCGGTCAGGGCTCCGCCGGGCGCCACCTCGATGAGGGCGGTGGCGCCGAGGTCGCTGAAGGTCTCCATGCACAGGTCCCAGCGCACGGGGCTGGCGACCTGGCCGACCAGCCGGTCGATGACGTCCTTGCCATCGGCGACGAGCTGGCCGTCCTTGTTGGACACGTATCGGGTGTGCGGGTCGGCGGGCACGAGCTGGGTCGCGGCGGACGCCAGGGCCGCGACGGCGGGCGCCATGTGCTGGGTGTGGAAGGCGCCGGCCACCTTGAGCGGCACGACCTTGCGGGTGCCCTCCGGCTTGTCTGCGGCGAGCGCGGCGAGCTGCT includes these proteins:
- a CDS encoding DUF3145 domain-containing protein, which codes for MTTRGVLYVHSAPRALCPHVEWAIAGVLGVRVTLDWIRQPAAPGTWRAEFSWQGQAGTASKLASALRGWHLLRFEVTAEPCATAEGERYSSTPELGIFHAVTGMHGDILIPEDRLRAALGRASRGESELASELTRLLGKPWDDELEPFRYAGEGAPVRWLHQVV
- the fabF gene encoding beta-ketoacyl-ACP synthase II — protein: MNATNRTVVVTGIGATTPLGGDSASFWEGLLAGRSGVSPLTQDWAAELPVQIAAQIAVDPGESIPRPQARKLDRSAQFALIAAREAWADAGYTGKAGAEAAVNPDRLGAVIASGIGGVTTLLGQYDILREQGVRKVSPHTVPMLMPNSPAANVGLEVNAQAGVHTPVSACASGAEAIGYAVEMIRSGRADVVVAGGTEAAIHPLPIAAFGNMMAMTKNNEDPEGASRPYDTGRDGFVLGEGAGVVVLESAEHAAQRGATVYCEAVGQGLSADSHHIAQPEPSGSGIANALQNLLDGTDLDPATITHVNAHATSTPLGDVAELKALRKVFGDDVDHMAVSATKSMTGHLLGGAGGIETVATVLALKHRIAPPTINISELDPEVDGDIVRDEPRALPEGTIAALNNSFGFGGHNVALAFRTV
- a CDS encoding acyl carrier protein; protein product: MAATQEEIVAGLAEIVNEIAGIPAEDVQVDKSFTDDLDVDSLSMVEVVVAAEERFDVKIPDDDVKNLKTVGDATNYILKHQS
- a CDS encoding ketoacyl-ACP synthase III; its protein translation is MTSKIKPAKGSPYARILGVGGYRPTRVVPNEEILKHIDSSDEWIRSRSGIATRHWAGPEETVAAMSVEAGGKAIADAGITPDQIGAVIVSTVSHFKQTPAIATEIAHRLGTGKPAAFDISAGCAGFGYGLTLAKGLIVEGSAEYVLVLGVERLSDLTDLTDRATAFLFGDGAGAVVVGPAKEPGIGPTVWGSEGDKSNTIMQTESWEVFKDAQDRNEVRYPAITQEGQAVFRWAVYEMAKVAQQALDQAGVRAEDLDVFIPHQANMRIIDSMIKTLKLPEHVTVARDVESTGNTSAASIPLAMERLLATGQAKSGDTALVIGFGAGLVYAATVVTLP